The following are from one region of the Brienomyrus brachyistius isolate T26 chromosome 4, BBRACH_0.4, whole genome shotgun sequence genome:
- the LOC125740261 gene encoding uncharacterized protein LOC125740261, with amino-acid sequence MYRSSLEIIGPVSTGLVTEREYSCQMYRSSLEIIGPVSTGLVTEREYRCLMYRSSLEIIGPVSTGLVPEREYRCLMYRSSLETIEQVSTGLVTEREYSCLMYRSSLETIGAVSTGLVTEREYSCLMYRSSFETIEQVSTGLVTEREYSCLMYRSSLETIEQVSTGLVTEREYSCLMYRSSLETIGAVSTGLVTEREYSCLMYRSSFETIEQDSTGLVTEREYSCLMYRSSLETIEQVSTGLVTEREYSCLMYRSSLETIGAVSIGLVIEREYSCLMYRSSLETIEQVSTGLVTEREYSCLMYRSSLETIGAVSIGLVT; translated from the exons ATGTACAGGTCTTCCCTTGAGATAATAGGACCGGTTAGTACTGGTTTAGTGACAGAGCGGGAGTATAGTTGCCAGATGTACAGGTCTTCCCTTGAGATAATAGGACCGGTTAGTACTGGTTTAGTGACAGAGCGGGAGTATAGGTGCCTGATGTACAGGTCTTCCCTTGAGATAATAGGACCGGTTAGTACTGGTTTAGTGCCAGAGCGGGAGTATAGGTGCCTGATGTACAGGTCTTCCCTTGAGACAATAGAACAGGTTAGTACTGGTTTAGTGACAGAGCGGGAGTATAGTTGCCTGATGTACAGGTCTTCCCTTGAGACAATAGGAGCGGTTAGTACTGGTTTAGTCACAGAGCGGGAGTATAGCTGCCTGATGTATAGGTCTTCCTTTGAGACAATAGAACAGGTTAGTACTGGTTTAGTGACAGAGCGGGAGTATAGTTGCCTGATGTACAGGTCTTCCCTTGAGACAATAGAACAG GTTAGTACTGGTTTAGTGACAGAGCGGGAGTATAGTTGCCTGATGTACAGGTCTTCCCTTGAGACAATAGGAGCGGTTAGTACTGGTTTAGTCACAGAGCGGGAGTATAGCTGCCTGATGTATAGGTCTTCCTTTGAGACAATAGAACAGGATAGTACTGGTTTAGTGACAGAGCGGGAGTATAGTTGCCTGATGTACAG GTCTTCCCTTGAGACAATAGAACAGGTTAGTACTGGTTTAGTGACAGAGCGGGAGTATAGTTGCTTGATGTACAGGTCTTCCCTTGAGACAATAGGAGCGGTTAGTATTGGTTTAGTGATAGAGCGGGAGTATAGTTGCCTGATGTACAGGTCTTCCCTTGAGACAATAGAACAG GTTAGTACTGGTTTAGTGACAGAGCGGGAGTATAGTTGCCTGATGTACAG GTCTTCCCTTGAGACAATAGGAGCGGTTAGTATTGGTTTAGTGACATAG